CGCCCGACGAGCTCGCAAAGGCATGCCGCGACTGGGCCAGGGCGATCGTCGCCGAAGCACAGAGCGATGCGTCGCTCGTCGATCCGCTCGCCGCGCAGATCAAGAGCGCGGTGCACGACATCCAGGCGCTCGAGGAAATGATGCAGACGCCTGCATGGCGGCTCGCGGAATCGCTGCGGCAGCGCATCTACGAGGCGAAGCTCGCGTGCGAGATGAGCGTCGGCAGCGCCGCGCGCGACAAGCTCGGCGAACTGCGCGGCCTGCTGCGGCTCGGGCTCGCGCACGGCTCGTTCCAGAAACAGGAAGCGCAGCAGATCATGGAATACCTGCGGCTCCTGAAACCCGAGATCTTCGTCGACGAGCCAGATGACGTATTCGCGCGGCTCGCCGCGTGGCTGCGCAGCGTGTTTGCGCCGGCCGCCGCGCGACCGGCGCACGGACCGGGCCCGGAACAGCGCAGGCCATGACGGCCCGCTTCCACCCATGAAAAACGGCCCGGTGCGCGCGAAGCGAACCGGGCCGCCGGATGACCGCCGTCACGACGCGCCTTCCGGGGCGAGCGTCGTGCGATGGCCGGGCACCGCTTACTGCGTGGCGCCCTGGGCCGCTGCACCGCCCTGCACGCCGGCCGACGCGCCGCCGTCGGCGGCTTCGTCGCCCACCTTCGACTTCGCCGAACCGGCATGATGCTTGGCCGACTTCGCCGCATGCTTCGCGTGCTTCTTGGCCGAGTGGACCGACGCCGCCGCCGTATCCTTCGCGCCGTCGCCAGCCGCGCCGACCGCGTCGGTCGCGCCGCTGACCGCATTGCCCGACGCGTTCGCGCCGGCACCGCCCTGCATACCCGCGCCAGCGCCTGCCCCTGCTGCCGGAGCCTGCGCCTCCACGCCAGCGCCCGCGGTACCCTGCGTCGCGACGCCCGTCTGGGCAAACGCGGCCGAAGTGGCGAACGCCGTCAGCGCGGCACCGATCAGCATCGTACGAATCTTGGACATGAGAATCCTCCTCAAGAAGTTGTGGGCGCAGACCGCGTCGATGCGATCCGTCGCGTCCCCTGCCGCAACACGCAGCAGGTACGACAAAAGACCCGCGGCCCGCACGGCCGGTTCTCGAATTTCTCAGACTGTTACCCACCGTTTCATTTGCTGACGAATCGCTCACAGTCCCTAACATCTGCGGGGCGCGAGGGTCCGCGCTCGCGTGCCGGCCCGCGGTGCCGTATGATGCGGGGCGATTCCTCCCGCGCATCGCGCGCCTCTTTCGTCATGCCCAACCTGGATTTCACGCTGACCGGCGAATACGTCGAGCTGCACAACCTTCTCAAGATCACCGGCCTCGCGGACAGCGGCGGCACCGCGAAGATGTTCGTCGCGTCCGGCGCGGTGAAAGTCGACGGCGCGGTCGAACTGCGCAAGACCTGCAAGATCCGCGCGGGTCAGGTCGTGCTGTTCGGGGATACGCGAATCGCGGTCCACGACGCATAGCAGTTCCCCTGAGCCTGACGTGGCCATCGGCGGGCGCGTTCGACACCGTTCGAATAAAGCCGTAAGCTAGCTGTCTCTCAAAATAAATACAGACAGCGCGGGCCCGCACCCGCGCGAGCGCCCATTCCATGTCGCATTCCGGTCTTACGCGGACGGCCGCCGCGCCGCCGTCCCTGTCCAGTCATGCCGCCGATACCGCGCGCCTCGCCGCGCCGCTCGCGATCGCGCAGCTCTCGCAGATGGCGATGAGCGTCACCGACACGGTGCTGCTCGGTTCGCTCGGCCCCGATTCGCTCGCGGCGGGTGGCCTCGGCGCAAACTTCTTCTTCGTCATCGTGACCGTGCTGCAGGGCGTGCTGTCGTCGGTGAGCGTGAGCGTCGCGCATGCGCGCGGCGCGCAGGCAGAGCACCGCGTGCCGCACATCTACTGGACCGGCTTCGTGCTGTCCATGCTGCTCGCGATTCCGGCGATCGTCGCGCTGTCGCTGTCGGAACCGATCCTGTTGATGTTCCACGAACCGCCGACGCTCGCGCATCACGTCGGCGAGTACACCGGCATCCTGCGTTTCGCAGCGCTCGGCAGCCTGATCGGCGTCGGGCTGATGCGCGCGTTCCTGCCCGCGATCGGCGCCGCGCGGCGGTTGCTGTGGGTTTCGATCGGCGGCGTCGGGATCAACGGCGTGCTGAACTACGGGCTGATCCACGGCGCATTCGGCCTGCCGAGGCTCGGCTTCCTCGGCTCGGCGGTCGCGACGACGATCACGATCTGGCTCACCGCGCTCGCGCTGATCTGGCTGCTGCACGGCCGCCAGCGTTTCCGCCACTTCGTGACCGCCGCCCGCCCGAAGCTACCCGTGATGGGCGAGCTGATCGGCATCGGCTGGCCGGTGGCGATCACGTACGGGGTCGAATCGACGCTCTTTCTCGCCACGGGCCTGACCATCGGCGTGCTCGGCGCGACCTCGCTTGCCGCGCACCAGATCGCGCTGAACGTCGCATCGGTGGCGTTCATGGTGCCGCTCGCGATCGGCCAGGCTGCCAACGTGCGGGTTGGCTACTGGGTCGGGGCAGGCGCGCCGGTCGCCGCGCGGCATGCGGGCTTCGTCGCGCTCGGCCTCGGCGTCGCGTTCATGTCGCTGTCCGGTCTCGTGCTGATCGTCGCGCCGCATGCGATCGTCGGCCTGTACCTGAACCTCGACGATCCGGCGAACGTCGGCACGGTATCGCTCGCCGCGTCGCTGCTCGGCATCGCCGCGGTGTTCCAGATCGTCGACGGGATGCAGACCGTCGCGTCGGGCGCATTGCGCGGGCTGAAGGACACGCGCATCCCGATGCTGGCCGCGACCTTCGGCTACTGGGGCATCGGATTCCCGACCGGCTACGTGCTGGCATTCCACGCGGGCCTCGGCGCACGCGGCCTGTGGTGGGGGCTCGCGGCCGGCCTCGCAAGCGTCGCCGTGCTGATGGCATGGCGCTTCCATCTGAAGAGTGCGTCGCTCGTCGCGCCGACGCGCTGAGCGCGACACGACGCAAAATCGCGGCCGGCGCTATGCTTGTCGGTTGAAGACCCAAGACGCCGCGCGAGCGGCGCGACTGCCTCACGATACGCCAGACGCCGCGCGATGCGCGGCCTTTCCCCTTCCCAAGAGGAGTGCATCATGAACGAAGCAGTTCGGATGGAACGCGACACGTTCGGCGAGATCGCCGTGCCGGCCGACCGGCTCTGGGGCGCGCAGACCGAGCGCTCGCTGCAGAATTTCCGGATTTCGACGGAGAAGCAGTCGCCCGAGCTGATCCACGCGCTCGCGATCGTCAAGCGCGCTGCGGCCGCCGTGAACCAGTCGCTCGGCGTGCTGGCCGACGACAAGGCGCGCGCGATCATCGACGCGGCCGACGAGATCATCGCGGGCAAGCATCCGCGCGAATTCCCGCTCGCCGTATGGCAGACGGGCTCCGGCACGCAGACCAACATGAACCTCAACGAGGTGATCGCGAACCGGGCGAGCGAGTTGCTGGGCGGCGAGCGCGGCGAAGCGCGCAAGGTCCACCCGAACGATGACGTGAACCGCGGCCAGTCGTCGAACGACGTGTTCCCGACCGCGATGCACGTCGCGGCCGCCTACGCGATCGTCAACCACCTGCTGCCCGCGCTGCGCACGCTGCGCACGACGCTCGACGCGAAATCGAAGGCCTTCGTCGACATCGTGAAGATCGGCCGCACGCACCTGCAGGACGCGACGCCGCTCACGCTCGGCCAGGAGTTTTCCGGCTATGTCGCACAGCTCGACCAGTGCGTCCGGCACGTCGAATCGGCCCTGCCGCACCTGTACGAGCTCGCGCTCGGCGGCACCGCGGTCGGCACCGGGCTGAATGCGCATCCGGAGTTCGCGGTGCGTGTCGCCGACGAGATCGGCCGGCTGACGAAACTGCCGTTCGTCACCGCCCCGAGCAAGTTCGAGGTGATGGCAGCCGCCGACGCGCTGGTGTTCGCGCACGGTGCGCTGAAGACCGTCGCGGCCAGCCTGATGAAGATCGCGAACGACGTCCGCTGGCTCGCGAGCGGGCCGCGCTGCGGGCTCGGCGAACTGTCGATCCCGGAAAACGAGCCGGGCAGCTCGATCATGCCGGGCAAGGTGAACCCGACGCAGTCGGAAGCCGTGACGATGCTGTGCTGTCAGGTGTTCGGCAACGACGTCGCCGTGAACGTCGGCGGCGCAAGCGGCAATTTCGAGTTGAACGTGTTCCGGCCGATGATCGCGCACAACGTGCTGCAGTCGGTGCGGCTGCTCGCCGACGGCGCGCAGAGCTTCAACGACCACTGCGCGGTGGGCATCGAGCCGAACCGCGCGCGCATCGACCTGCTGCTGAACGAATCGCTGATGCTCGTGACGGCGCTCAACCCGCACATCGGCTATGACAAGGCCGCGCAGATCGCGAAGAAGGCGCACAAGGAAGGCACGACGCTGAAGGCCGCCGCGCTCGCGCTCGGCTACCTGACCGAGGCGGAATTCGATGCGTGGGTCCGCCCCGAGGAGATGATCGGATCGCGGTAATCGCGGCATCGACGCGATGACGGGCGCGGCGCGAACGCGCGGCGCCCGTTGCCGTCAGACGGTGCCCTTCGCCACTTCCTCGGGCTTCATCTCGACGATCTTGTCGAGCGCGGCGCGCACGTCCGCCGCGTACTTCGCGAGCACCTTCTGCTCATCGGTTTCCGGCACGAACGGTGGCACCGGCACCGGGTTGCCGTTCTCGTCGACCGCGACGAACACGACGAGGCAATCGGTCGTCTGGCGCAACACGCCGCCCTTCGGGTCGCCGGCATGTACGGACACATGGATGTGCATGCTGGTGCGGCCCGTCGCGACGACGCGCGCCTTCAGTTCGACGAGATTGCCGACCAGGATCGGACGCTGGAAACGGATGTTGCCGACGCTGACCGTCACGCAATAGCGGCTCGACCAGACCGCCGCGCATGCGTACGCGACCTCGTCGATCCACTTCATCAGCGCGCCGCCATGCACCTTGCCGCCGAAGTTCACGGACGATGGCTCGGCGAGGAAGCGGAATACGGTTTCGGTACGGTCGAGGGCGGCCGGTACGGGGGACGGTTGGGACATCGTGGTGGCTCCAGGCGGCGGGGGCGCTGCTATCGGCGCATTATACGTTGCACTGCGGCAACGCGTCGCGGTGCCCGCTGCGCAGCGGCCGCGGCGCGCTCGCCCGCGGGTTGAACCGGCATCGGCCCCGAAAATCGGCGTCCGTCAGTGGCGCAACGTGATCCCCTGGTCGATCGTTCCGTACATTTCGAGGTTGCCGCCCCGCTCGCCGGCGGCGCCCGCGCCGCCCTGCGCACAGGCCGCGCAGACGAGCGCGGCCGCCAACAGGCACAAAATTGTCTTCATCGTTGCATCGTGTCGCATCCGGCGGCCCACTGCCGCCTCGTCCGGCCATTCTACGCGTGCGCGACAGGCGGCCGCTCTCGGTACGCCGCCACTGCATCCGACATTTCATCCAAACGCGAAACATCGAATACGCGCAGCGCCTACACTGCAGTCACCCCGCCAGACGAGACACGACGATGACCGATCAAGACGACCACCACTTTCCGGGCCTGAGCCGCATCGGCGCACTGCTCTCCGATCCGGGGCGCGCGGCGATGCTGTGGGTGCTGATGGACGGCAGCGCACGGCCGGCCGGCGAGCTCACGATGATCGCGGGGCTGTCGCCGTCCGCGGCAAGCGCGCACCTCGCACGCCTGACCGAAGGCGGCCTGCTCGCGCTCGACGTGCGCGGCCGGCACCGCTATTACCGGCTCGCGTCGGCCGACATCGCGGCATCGCTCGAGGCGCTCGCGAACGTGGCCCGCGCGGCCGCCCCGCACCGCGCGGTGCCGCCGCCGTCGCGCGCGGTGCCGGCCGAACTGCGCTACGCACGCACCTGCTACGACCACATGGCCGGCGAACTCGCGGTCCGCATCTTCGACGGGCTCACCACACGCGGCTGGCTGCACGCGGATGGCGACGCGATCGAGACTACCGAGCTCGGCACGCAGGCGCTCGCACGCTGGGGCATCGACGTCGCTCAGCAGCGCGCCCGCCGACGCCGCTTCGCATGCGGCTGCCTCGACTGGAGCGAGCGCCGGGCGCATCTCGGCGGCGCGCTCGGCGCGGCCCTGCTCGACAGCTTCTGCGCGCACGACTGGATCGAGCGCACCGCACGGCCTCGCGTGCTGCGCGTCACCGTGCCCGGACGGCAGGTTTTCGACGATTGGCTTACGTCCGCTTGACGCGCGCATTGCGACCAGGCAACAACGGCGCGCGATGGACAGGTTTTGTTACATCGCGTGCCATCCGACTTACAAAACACCGAGCACTGAAACAGGTCGAGCGGATATTGTGAAATGGACGGCACGAATCGACGCGCCGCGATAACGACCAAGACGCTCATCATGGCCTCCCTGTTCACGCTCAAGCGAACCGCCCGCTGCACCCTGCTCACGTTCGCCGCACTGGCAACCCTGCCCCCCGCATTCGCCCAATCGACAGCGGCTCCGCCCTATGCGGCCGCCGCACGACAGCCGGGCGGCGATCCGCCGAGCCGCGTCGCCCGGCTCAACTACTTGTCGGGTGCCGTGACGACCGAGCCGGCCGGCTCCGATACGTGGTCGTACGCCGCCGTGAACCGGCCGCTGACGACCGGCGACCAGTTGTGGAACGATGCCGGCGCGCGCTCGGAGCTGCACATCGGCTCGACCGCGGTGCGGCTCGGCGATTCGACGAGCCTGTCGGTGCTGAACCTCGACGACACGACGACGCAGCTGAAGGTCGGACTCGGCACCGTATCGACGCACGTGCGCGCTCTGCCACCCGGCGGGTCGTACGAGATCGACACACCGAATCTGGCGCTCGGCATCGCGGGCCCCGGCGACTATCGCGTCGATGTGGCGCCGAACGGCGAGAGCACGACGGTCACCGTGCGCAGCGGCAGCGCGACCGTCTACGGCAGCAACGGGCAGTATCCGCTGTCGCCCGGACAGCAGGTCGTGTTCACCGGCACCGACCTGCAGGTCGCGCAGCAATCGGCCGCGCCGGACCCCGATGCGCTCGACCAGTGGGCCGGCAGCCGCGATGCGGCCGAGCAACGCTCGGTATCGGCCCGCTATGTGTCGCGCGACATTCCCGGCTACCAGGATCTCGACGCGAACGGCACGTGGCGCGAAACCCCGAATTACGGCTCGGTATGGGTACCGAACGACACGCCGGCCGACTGGGCGCCGTACCACGACGGTCACTGGATCTGGCAGGCACCGTGGGGCTGGACGTGGGTCGACGATGCGCCGTGGGGCTTCGCGCCGTATCACTACGGCCGCTGGGCTTACGTGGACGACAGCTGGGCGTGGGTGCCCGGCCCGATGGTCGTCAGCCAGCCACCCGTCTATGCACCGGCGCTCGTCGCGTTCGTGGGCGGCGGCGGCGGTCCGGACTGGAGCGTCGCGCTGACGGTCGGCGGTGTCGCCGCGGCCGGCTGCGCATGGTTCGCGCTCGGCCCGGGCGAAGCGTGGCATCCCGGCTGGGGCGGCTGGAGCCCGCATTACTACGATCGCGTGAACCGGAACATCGTGGTGAACAACGTCAGGGTGAACAACACCGTGAACGTGACGAACATCACCAACATCACCAACATCAACAAGACGTACGTGAACTTCCGCGCGCCGCACGCGA
This window of the Burkholderia cepacia GG4 genome carries:
- a CDS encoding DUF4088 family protein: MGQITLSLKDDTLASLRKDYDAFVRVSLKLDPQFATPSFEDFLRAKLLDNMVPLTEHAVQRMLEGGQYAWAKRTLDKEFPDVVAILMRQAGEFGFGFASRAEWTPDELAKACRDWARAIVAEAQSDASLVDPLAAQIKSAVHDIQALEEMMQTPAWRLAESLRQRIYEAKLACEMSVGSAARDKLGELRGLLRLGLAHGSFQKQEAQQIMEYLRLLKPEIFVDEPDDVFARLAAWLRSVFAPAAARPAHGPGPEQRRP
- a CDS encoding RNA-binding S4 domain-containing protein gives rise to the protein MPNLDFTLTGEYVELHNLLKITGLADSGGTAKMFVASGAVKVDGAVELRKTCKIRAGQVVLFGDTRIAVHDA
- the norM gene encoding multidrug efflux MATE transporter NorM; its protein translation is MSHSGLTRTAAAPPSLSSHAADTARLAAPLAIAQLSQMAMSVTDTVLLGSLGPDSLAAGGLGANFFFVIVTVLQGVLSSVSVSVAHARGAQAEHRVPHIYWTGFVLSMLLAIPAIVALSLSEPILLMFHEPPTLAHHVGEYTGILRFAALGSLIGVGLMRAFLPAIGAARRLLWVSIGGVGINGVLNYGLIHGAFGLPRLGFLGSAVATTITIWLTALALIWLLHGRQRFRHFVTAARPKLPVMGELIGIGWPVAITYGVESTLFLATGLTIGVLGATSLAAHQIALNVASVAFMVPLAIGQAANVRVGYWVGAGAPVAARHAGFVALGLGVAFMSLSGLVLIVAPHAIVGLYLNLDDPANVGTVSLAASLLGIAAVFQIVDGMQTVASGALRGLKDTRIPMLAATFGYWGIGFPTGYVLAFHAGLGARGLWWGLAAGLASVAVLMAWRFHLKSASLVAPTR
- the fumC gene encoding class II fumarate hydratase, which codes for MNEAVRMERDTFGEIAVPADRLWGAQTERSLQNFRISTEKQSPELIHALAIVKRAAAAVNQSLGVLADDKARAIIDAADEIIAGKHPREFPLAVWQTGSGTQTNMNLNEVIANRASELLGGERGEARKVHPNDDVNRGQSSNDVFPTAMHVAAAYAIVNHLLPALRTLRTTLDAKSKAFVDIVKIGRTHLQDATPLTLGQEFSGYVAQLDQCVRHVESALPHLYELALGGTAVGTGLNAHPEFAVRVADEIGRLTKLPFVTAPSKFEVMAAADALVFAHGALKTVAASLMKIANDVRWLASGPRCGLGELSIPENEPGSSIMPGKVNPTQSEAVTMLCCQVFGNDVAVNVGGASGNFELNVFRPMIAHNVLQSVRLLADGAQSFNDHCAVGIEPNRARIDLLLNESLMLVTALNPHIGYDKAAQIAKKAHKEGTTLKAAALALGYLTEAEFDAWVRPEEMIGSR
- a CDS encoding acyl-CoA thioesterase, whose protein sequence is MSQPSPVPAALDRTETVFRFLAEPSSVNFGGKVHGGALMKWIDEVAYACAAVWSSRYCVTVSVGNIRFQRPILVGNLVELKARVVATGRTSMHIHVSVHAGDPKGGVLRQTTDCLVVFVAVDENGNPVPVPPFVPETDEQKVLAKYAADVRAALDKIVEMKPEEVAKGTV
- a CDS encoding ArsR/SmtB family transcription factor, with amino-acid sequence MTDQDDHHFPGLSRIGALLSDPGRAAMLWVLMDGSARPAGELTMIAGLSPSAASAHLARLTEGGLLALDVRGRHRYYRLASADIAASLEALANVARAAAPHRAVPPPSRAVPAELRYARTCYDHMAGELAVRIFDGLTTRGWLHADGDAIETTELGTQALARWGIDVAQQRARRRRFACGCLDWSERRAHLGGALGAALLDSFCAHDWIERTARPRVLRVTVPGRQVFDDWLTSA